The following proteins come from a genomic window of Aquimarina sp. MAR_2010_214:
- a CDS encoding OmpH family outer membrane protein codes for MKKNHTTFLLICNVLLLIVIFTAFYFFKSSSTDVVYVDNVKLFNGFNMSQDLGKINNKKITKQKKKLDSLYTIYSILRKQENKEKALELEMQLRTEDQELKKMNEYLSKDISQKVWTRLNQYVKEYGIANQCKIILGTQGVGNIMYAQEEIDITTKVLEYANAKYEGN; via the coding sequence TTGAAAAAGAATCACACAACTTTTCTATTGATATGTAACGTCTTGTTATTGATAGTAATTTTTACAGCATTTTATTTTTTCAAATCTTCTAGTACCGATGTTGTCTATGTCGACAATGTTAAACTTTTTAATGGCTTTAATATGTCTCAGGATTTAGGAAAAATTAATAATAAAAAAATTACAAAACAAAAAAAGAAACTAGATAGTCTATATACAATCTATTCTATTTTAAGAAAGCAAGAGAATAAAGAAAAAGCTCTGGAATTAGAAATGCAATTAAGGACAGAAGATCAAGAGTTAAAAAAAATGAATGAATACCTCTCTAAAGATATAAGTCAAAAAGTTTGGACTAGACTAAATCAATATGTAAAAGAATATGGTATAGCAAATCAGTGTAAGATTATATTAGGAACACAAGGTGTAGGCAATATAATGTATGCTCAAGAAGAAATTGATATAACAACAAAAGTATTAGAATATGCAAATGCCAAATATGAAGGAAACTAA
- a CDS encoding GTP-binding protein has protein sequence MEISNDIVLRPRFFQNLDIPSEEALEAFEKTAKTCQDFKVSRVDHHIFIRIPKKDQHFWSPQLHLEIYDIDEKQPQLKGLFGPSPTVWTLFMFLHFVVATLFIATVVWMYVNIRLDKSYLIPVITLFFLFITWFVLYFAGRLGRQAGKKEMHTLYIFMENTLNSVR, from the coding sequence ATGGAAATCTCAAATGATATTGTTTTACGGCCTAGGTTTTTTCAGAATTTAGATATACCATCAGAAGAAGCACTAGAAGCTTTTGAAAAAACAGCTAAGACTTGTCAGGATTTTAAAGTAAGCCGAGTAGATCATCACATTTTTATACGTATTCCAAAAAAAGATCAGCATTTCTGGTCTCCTCAACTTCATCTCGAGATTTATGATATTGATGAAAAGCAACCACAACTAAAAGGGCTTTTTGGACCGAGTCCTACAGTATGGACGCTTTTTATGTTTTTACATTTTGTAGTTGCTACATTATTTATCGCAACCGTAGTTTGGATGTATGTTAATATACGACTAGATAAATCTTACTTAATTCCTGTAATCACTCTGTTTTTTCTTTTTATTACTTGGTTTGTACTCTACTTTGCTGGCCGTTTAGGAAGACAAGCTGGTAAAAAGGAAATGCATACACTGTATATTTTTATGGAGAACACATTAAATTCAGTAAGATAA
- a CDS encoding small multi-drug export protein: MIRDIVIAVLWSLSPFGEAKVGIPYGMLNGLNIYLVFVLCFFANVLVFPLMMFFLEKMNTYLLRWKFYKKAAISVARRAKLGSGSKIQKHGFWGLLLFVMIPIPGTGVYAGSIATYLFKVKKRKAFVANSVGIFFSSVIVWVTTLLTMKGIA, from the coding sequence GTGATTCGAGATATAGTTATTGCGGTTTTGTGGAGTCTATCTCCCTTTGGAGAGGCCAAAGTTGGAATTCCCTATGGTATGCTTAATGGATTGAATATCTATTTGGTATTTGTCTTATGTTTTTTTGCTAATGTATTGGTATTTCCATTGATGATGTTTTTTTTGGAAAAGATGAACACCTATTTGCTTAGGTGGAAATTTTATAAAAAAGCTGCGATATCTGTAGCACGAAGAGCAAAATTAGGATCAGGGAGCAAAATTCAAAAACATGGATTTTGGGGACTTCTTTTATTTGTTATGATTCCAATTCCTGGTACTGGTGTGTATGCAGGAAGTATTGCTACGTATTTATTCAAGGTTAAAAAACGAAAAGCTTTTGTAGCCAATAGCGTCGGGATATTCTTTTCTTCTGTTATTGTTTGGGTTACAACATTACTTACTATGAAGGGAATTGCTTAA
- a CDS encoding tryptophan-rich sensory protein produces MMESGGKILVRFKKRWQLMLWIEILLYALGPAILVYFLFLNPVFSVITLVFGIALITVFMKPWKPGLKKVSSYIDQHLDVAEYSTGLLLLPEEQLSSLAKLQQHKVTKQLVDKIKTIKPPSHLLRGSTIMGLFIFTGFLIHQFHILDHLQRSQEPKTQPEEIIFKPVDSIISTQQPRLESQLLTIQYPAYTGKPSLKTSKMEVKAVEGSRLFWEIKFDTKIKSVNMESMENSYPMKLTDDGYIRTSILNTSGFYNFKFTDMQGVSYASDLYSIEVIKDKSPDIKITDLKQFTSFSYDENKRITFTTSVTDDFGVAEVYIIATVSKGSGESVKFREEKLDFDSKVFRGRKNLSLSKKIDLDQMNMEPGDELYFYIEALDLKQPKPNTSRSETFFAVIKDTISDEFAVEGTMGVDLMPDYFRSQRQLIIDTEKLIKDKLKLSEKDFKFKSNELGFDQKVLRLKYSEFMGDESDFGAANQENTAMPEEEHSDEEEHSDEDPLAAYTHDHDNENEHNLVPQDEEKDGKKTHDPLHEYLHNHDDPEESTLFTQSLKSKLRQALNEMWDAELYLRLYTPEKSLPYQYRALKLIQEIKNSARVYVHRIGFDPPPIKEDKRLTGKIDEVSNYRKKEELKLPEIYPSIHKTVLRLEQLISNKTSITNEDKLLFEQAGNELAAKAIENPGKYLKTLQQLKKITEDRAISSSILTEVQKGLFYALPELQPNPFKKKMLTSEINELLLKELEIHD; encoded by the coding sequence ATGATGGAGTCGGGCGGAAAAATATTAGTTCGGTTTAAAAAGCGTTGGCAATTAATGCTATGGATAGAGATTTTGTTGTACGCATTAGGACCTGCTATTCTTGTGTATTTCTTGTTTTTAAATCCAGTATTTTCAGTTATTACTTTGGTATTTGGGATTGCACTGATTACTGTTTTTATGAAACCATGGAAACCGGGTTTGAAAAAAGTGAGCAGTTATATTGATCAACATCTTGATGTAGCTGAGTATAGTACAGGTCTTTTGTTATTGCCCGAAGAGCAGCTTTCTAGCTTGGCAAAATTGCAACAACACAAGGTAACAAAACAGCTTGTTGACAAGATAAAAACTATAAAGCCTCCAAGTCATTTGCTAAGAGGAAGTACTATTATGGGCCTATTTATATTTACTGGCTTTTTAATACATCAGTTTCATATCCTTGATCATTTACAACGGTCACAAGAACCAAAAACACAACCAGAAGAGATCATTTTTAAACCTGTAGATTCAATAATTTCAACTCAACAACCTAGATTAGAAAGTCAGCTGTTAACCATACAATACCCTGCTTATACTGGGAAACCTTCGCTTAAGACTTCTAAAATGGAAGTAAAAGCTGTAGAAGGATCACGATTGTTCTGGGAAATAAAATTTGACACCAAAATTAAAAGTGTAAATATGGAGAGTATGGAAAATAGCTATCCTATGAAGTTGACTGATGATGGGTATATAAGAACTTCAATTTTAAATACATCAGGGTTTTATAATTTCAAATTCACTGATATGCAAGGAGTTTCATATGCATCTGATTTATATTCGATTGAAGTTATAAAGGATAAAAGCCCAGATATAAAAATTACAGATTTGAAACAGTTTACTTCCTTTTCTTATGATGAAAACAAAAGAATAACATTTACAACCTCTGTTACCGATGATTTTGGTGTCGCAGAAGTATATATCATAGCGACAGTTAGCAAAGGATCTGGTGAGTCTGTTAAGTTTAGAGAGGAAAAATTAGATTTTGACAGCAAAGTATTTAGAGGCCGTAAAAATCTTAGCTTATCAAAAAAAATAGATCTGGATCAAATGAATATGGAGCCGGGAGATGAGCTTTATTTTTATATTGAAGCACTAGATCTTAAGCAACCCAAACCCAATACCTCAAGAAGTGAAACCTTTTTTGCGGTTATAAAAGATACAATTTCTGATGAATTTGCAGTAGAAGGAACGATGGGAGTGGATCTAATGCCTGATTATTTTAGAAGTCAACGCCAATTAATTATTGATACAGAAAAACTCATTAAAGATAAGTTGAAGCTATCAGAAAAAGACTTTAAATTTAAAAGTAATGAATTAGGATTTGATCAAAAAGTATTACGCCTTAAGTATAGTGAATTTATGGGGGATGAATCAGATTTTGGGGCAGCAAATCAGGAAAATACAGCAATGCCTGAAGAAGAACATAGTGATGAAGAAGAACATAGCGATGAAGATCCTTTGGCAGCATACACCCATGATCACGATAATGAAAATGAGCATAACCTAGTGCCTCAGGATGAAGAAAAGGATGGCAAGAAAACTCATGACCCTCTACATGAATATTTACATAATCATGATGACCCAGAAGAGTCAACTCTTTTTACACAATCTTTAAAAAGTAAATTAAGACAAGCACTTAATGAAATGTGGGATGCAGAGTTGTATTTACGGTTATATACTCCCGAAAAATCCCTACCATATCAATATAGAGCACTTAAATTGATTCAGGAAATAAAAAATAGTGCTCGAGTCTATGTACATCGTATTGGTTTTGACCCTCCACCAATTAAAGAAGATAAGAGACTAACAGGTAAAATTGACGAAGTGTCTAATTATAGAAAAAAGGAAGAGCTAAAACTACCAGAAATATATCCTTCTATTCACAAGACGGTTTTGAGACTTGAGCAATTGATATCTAATAAAACTTCAATTACCAATGAAGATAAACTTCTTTTTGAACAGGCAGGAAATGAATTAGCTGCTAAAGCTATTGAAAATCCAGGGAAGTATTTAAAGACCTTACAACAGTTAAAAAAGATTACCGAAGACAGAGCAATATCATCTTCAATTTTGACCGAAGTACAGAAAGGTTTGTTTTATGCGCTTCCCGAATTACAGCCTAACCCGTTTAAAAAGAAAATGTTAACAAGTGAAATTAATGAATTATTATTAAAAGAACTTGAAATTCATGATTGA
- a CDS encoding BatA domain-containing protein: MFFLNPTYLWALLGLIVPIVIHLWSKKEGKTIKIGSIQLLDESDSKQTSSIQINELWLLLLRILLIGILVFLIAGPQIKRKITKVPVTYIVEPSLVQYEEVSAILDTIGTEVPIRLLQSGFPEYQNDPLPKTSTITPKYWQLAKEMETLETDSIVVFTNAFTSGIKGKRPRVHKNISWIILDPGKPIKNILSAVKKENTIEFLSVSSDDQHLSFDKELVAMNSNQIEFNKEMDSVIFLVNGKQEQYPLITESPVRILVFYEDNLSNEKAYVEAAYNALSKYLNKPIDVHTVQNSDTIHLDSFKAVIWLSKDVIPKTSSTVLLYKPDDLSHSIIEKGPSKDVFYLTKPLNTEHVVNEYFAEHLLAMLNLNENLEEKIRRYDKRVLHTGELLPIAADFKQNKENATILDISRWLWLLLILLLITERIVAKYRKQ; the protein is encoded by the coding sequence ATGTTTTTTCTCAATCCTACATATCTATGGGCTTTATTGGGACTTATTGTACCGATAGTCATACATCTATGGAGTAAGAAGGAAGGAAAAACAATTAAAATAGGAAGTATTCAACTACTTGATGAGTCAGATTCAAAACAAACGAGTAGTATTCAAATCAATGAATTGTGGCTTTTGTTACTGCGAATACTATTGATTGGTATACTTGTTTTTCTCATCGCTGGACCGCAGATAAAAAGAAAAATTACTAAAGTGCCCGTCACTTATATTGTAGAACCTTCTCTAGTACAATATGAAGAGGTAAGTGCTATTTTGGATACAATAGGGACTGAAGTGCCAATACGGCTATTACAATCAGGTTTTCCGGAGTATCAAAACGATCCATTACCTAAAACCTCTACCATCACTCCTAAGTATTGGCAATTAGCTAAAGAAATGGAAACATTAGAAACAGATAGCATTGTAGTTTTTACCAATGCATTCACATCGGGTATAAAAGGAAAGAGGCCACGGGTTCATAAAAATATATCATGGATAATTCTAGATCCTGGAAAACCAATTAAGAATATCCTTAGTGCTGTTAAAAAAGAGAATACAATAGAGTTCCTTTCTGTATCAAGTGATGATCAACATTTATCTTTTGATAAAGAGCTTGTTGCTATGAATAGTAATCAAATCGAGTTTAATAAAGAGATGGATAGTGTAATTTTTCTGGTAAACGGAAAACAAGAACAGTATCCTCTTATTACAGAATCACCTGTTAGGATATTAGTATTTTATGAAGACAACTTGTCTAATGAAAAGGCATATGTTGAAGCTGCTTATAATGCATTATCAAAATATCTTAACAAACCTATTGATGTACATACAGTACAGAATAGTGATACGATACATCTGGATTCTTTTAAGGCAGTAATATGGTTAAGCAAAGACGTAATTCCAAAAACATCTTCGACAGTACTTCTTTATAAACCAGATGATTTATCTCATAGCATTATAGAAAAAGGGCCTTCAAAAGATGTTTTCTACCTTACAAAACCTCTTAATACAGAACATGTTGTAAATGAGTATTTTGCAGAACATTTACTGGCGATGCTCAATCTTAATGAAAATCTGGAAGAAAAAATAAGACGGTATGATAAACGAGTTTTACATACAGGGGAATTACTTCCGATAGCTGCGGATTTTAAGCAAAATAAAGAGAATGCTACTATTTTAGATATTTCTAGATGGCTATGGCTTTTATTAATACTATTATTGATAACGGAGCGTATCGTAGCAAAATATAGAAAGCAATGA
- a CDS encoding DUF58 domain-containing protein, with translation MKQDYHQLLKPELIKSVSGLALIARVIVDGYLSGHNHSRSVGPGMEFSQFRNYEPGDDLRLLDWKMLARSGRYYIRQSEIKSNIAVKFIVDASTSMLHKEEGLTKMDYAKVLVASLAYLSQNQGDAVGLFALNDHRLYSFYPKVQKQHFNRLMLELINIENEGKWPEDPNTSKNLHDRSHKELIFFITDLYEHSEELTSFVKRLKTPKNEVIVLHLMGKNELEFDYKGTVTFEDLETGARRKVDAKIAKKQYLIALEEMMKNTKNTLLANDIGYHLFKLNENIGEALQVFLKKRNKLI, from the coding sequence GTGAAACAGGATTATCATCAATTATTAAAACCAGAACTTATAAAAAGTGTATCTGGACTAGCACTTATTGCACGTGTAATAGTTGATGGATATCTGTCTGGACATAATCATAGTAGAAGTGTAGGTCCGGGAATGGAGTTTAGTCAATTTCGTAATTATGAACCAGGTGATGATTTGCGATTGCTGGATTGGAAAATGTTAGCCAGATCAGGAAGATACTATATTAGACAATCGGAGATAAAAAGTAATATTGCCGTAAAATTTATTGTAGACGCCAGTACTTCTATGCTTCATAAGGAAGAAGGACTGACTAAAATGGATTACGCTAAAGTTTTAGTGGCTTCATTAGCATACCTGTCTCAAAACCAGGGAGACGCTGTAGGACTTTTTGCACTTAATGATCATCGTTTATACAGTTTTTACCCTAAGGTTCAAAAACAACATTTTAATCGCTTAATGCTAGAATTGATTAACATTGAGAACGAAGGAAAATGGCCAGAAGATCCCAATACATCAAAAAACCTTCATGATCGAAGTCACAAAGAGTTGATCTTTTTTATTACTGATTTATATGAACATAGTGAAGAATTAACCTCCTTTGTCAAACGTTTAAAAACACCTAAAAACGAAGTGATAGTATTACACTTAATGGGTAAAAATGAGCTAGAGTTTGACTATAAAGGTACGGTCACATTTGAAGATCTGGAGACAGGAGCAAGGCGTAAGGTAGATGCTAAGATAGCAAAAAAACAATACCTTATTGCATTAGAAGAAATGATGAAAAACACAAAAAACACTCTGTTAGCCAATGATATAGGTTATCATTTGTTTAAGTTGAATGAAAATATAGGAGAGGCTTTACAAGTATTTCTGAAGAAACGAAATAAACTAATTTGA
- a CDS encoding MoxR family ATPase produces MDKNLASIEQEVNVLTEKLTNLKKEIGKVITGQEETVEQLLITFLAGGHALLEGVPGLAKTLMIRTLAQAIDLKFKRIQFTPDLMPSDIIGTEILEEDYSTGKKFFKFNKGPIFANIILADEINRTPPKTQAALLEAMQEFEVTYSGKTYALDKPFFILATQNPIEQSGTFMLPEAQQDRFLLYIKIGYPSELEETTILKNTTGTKKETLNKVITGEDILRLQDLVREVPISDDLITFVSKLIRATRPETTTNAYVKEWVNWGAGPRAGQAMILTAKARALMKGRLSVTLEDIEHVAIPVLRHRVIVNFRAESEGIISDEVTHQLLKAIPVATNGKNK; encoded by the coding sequence ATGGATAAAAATTTAGCAAGTATTGAGCAAGAGGTGAATGTACTTACAGAGAAGCTTACGAATTTAAAAAAAGAAATTGGTAAGGTAATTACAGGGCAGGAGGAAACCGTAGAGCAATTACTTATTACTTTTCTGGCAGGTGGACATGCATTGTTAGAAGGAGTTCCGGGATTGGCAAAAACATTAATGATAAGAACATTGGCACAAGCCATTGATTTGAAATTTAAAAGAATACAATTTACACCAGATCTAATGCCATCTGATATTATTGGTACCGAAATACTTGAAGAAGATTATAGTACCGGAAAGAAATTTTTTAAGTTTAATAAAGGGCCCATTTTTGCAAATATTATTTTGGCAGATGAGATTAACCGAACCCCACCAAAAACTCAAGCGGCACTGTTAGAAGCGATGCAGGAATTTGAGGTGACATATTCTGGTAAAACCTATGCTCTTGACAAGCCATTTTTTATTCTCGCGACTCAAAATCCTATAGAACAATCAGGTACATTTATGCTCCCAGAAGCACAACAAGATCGTTTCTTGTTATATATAAAAATTGGATATCCCAGTGAGTTAGAGGAAACTACTATTTTAAAAAATACTACAGGTACCAAAAAAGAAACACTTAATAAAGTAATTACAGGAGAGGATATATTAAGATTACAAGACCTGGTAAGAGAAGTACCCATTAGTGATGATCTTATCACATTTGTCAGTAAGCTAATACGAGCAACACGGCCAGAAACCACTACAAATGCATACGTAAAAGAGTGGGTGAATTGGGGAGCAGGTCCAAGAGCAGGCCAGGCAATGATATTAACAGCCAAAGCACGTGCTTTGATGAAGGGACGCTTATCGGTTACACTTGAAGATATAGAACATGTAGCTATACCTGTATTACGCCACAGGGTTATTGTAAATTTTAGAGCAGAATCCGAAGGGATAATATCAGATGAGGTTACTCATCAACTATTAAAAGCTATTCCGGTAGCTACAAATGGAAAAAATAAGTGA
- a CDS encoding DUF4159 domain-containing protein gives MSNKFFFTRLQYESGDWDVDQRMPSNLLNSLVEYTTLKVDTQEKIISLSSDEIFKSPFCYISGHKLVQFTKKERENFEKYVKNGGFVFADDCNHDIDGLFSKSFERQMEDIFGPQQLKKIPNNHEIYNVFFEFEDGPPTTSQELNGWGDDLVHDYLKAIEINGRIGVLFSNKDYGCEWDYDFRNKRWYKIDNTRFGVNIVMYALTS, from the coding sequence TTGAGTAATAAGTTTTTTTTTACAAGATTGCAATATGAGTCGGGAGATTGGGATGTAGATCAAAGAATGCCTTCCAACCTTTTAAACTCTCTAGTGGAGTACACTACCTTAAAAGTAGATACGCAAGAAAAAATTATATCCCTGAGTAGCGATGAAATATTCAAAAGCCCATTTTGCTACATATCTGGGCATAAACTAGTGCAATTTACAAAGAAGGAAAGAGAGAATTTTGAGAAATATGTTAAGAACGGTGGGTTTGTATTTGCAGATGATTGTAATCATGATATTGACGGTTTATTCTCAAAATCATTTGAACGGCAAATGGAGGATATCTTTGGACCTCAACAATTAAAAAAAATCCCTAATAACCATGAGATATATAACGTTTTCTTCGAATTTGAAGATGGCCCGCCCACTACGTCTCAGGAACTTAACGGATGGGGAGATGATCTTGTACATGATTATTTAAAAGCTATTGAAATTAATGGCAGGATAGGGGTTCTATTCAGCAATAAAGATTATGGTTGTGAATGGGACTATGATTTTCGAAATAAACGATGGTATAAAATTGATAATACCCGATTTGGGGTAAATATAGTGATGTATGCATTGACATCATAA
- a CDS encoding TldD/PmbA family protein codes for MAIYTKEEAKQIMEKALSFSTADACEINMSGSESGNIRYARNTVSTAGHRSNQNLVVQSNFGKKSGTATIDEFDDESLKKVVKRAEELAKLSPENPEFMEALGPQTYDKSITFNKTSANISPEYRATVASSSIEPAAAKDVTAAGFFNDSYGFSAIMNSKGLFAYNQSTNSDFTVTMRTNDGTGSGWVSRDFNDVNKFDAVKASSIAIDKAVMSKKAKAIEPGKYTVILEPAASVGLLQNIGSALNARTADEGRSFMSKEGGGTKLGEKIVDERVNIWSDPLNQDVPTRTWNGAGQPLKKMNWIENGVVKNLAYGRYWAKKKGVDPVPFPSNFIMQGGDESLEDLIKGTKKGILVTRLWYIRNVDPQTLLYTGLTRDGTFYIENGKIKHPVKNFRFNESPIIMLNNLETLGKQVRINGNLVPYMKVRDFTFTSLSDAV; via the coding sequence ATGGCAATATATACAAAAGAAGAAGCAAAGCAAATTATGGAAAAAGCATTAAGCTTTTCTACTGCTGATGCTTGTGAAATAAATATGAGCGGAAGCGAAAGTGGTAATATCCGCTATGCACGTAATACAGTTTCTACTGCGGGTCATCGATCTAATCAAAATTTGGTGGTACAATCTAATTTCGGAAAAAAATCGGGGACGGCTACAATTGATGAGTTTGATGATGAATCCTTGAAAAAAGTAGTAAAAAGGGCAGAAGAGTTAGCAAAACTTTCACCAGAAAACCCTGAGTTTATGGAAGCTTTGGGGCCTCAAACTTATGATAAATCAATAACTTTTAACAAGACTTCGGCCAATATCTCACCAGAGTATCGTGCTACAGTAGCAAGTAGTAGTATTGAGCCCGCCGCGGCAAAAGATGTTACAGCTGCTGGGTTTTTTAATGACTCATATGGGTTTAGTGCAATAATGAATTCTAAAGGGCTTTTTGCATATAATCAATCTACGAATTCTGATTTCACTGTTACAATGAGAACTAACGATGGTACAGGATCAGGATGGGTATCTCGTGACTTTAATGATGTTAATAAATTTGATGCGGTAAAAGCTTCTAGTATAGCGATAGATAAAGCAGTAATGTCAAAAAAAGCCAAAGCTATTGAGCCAGGAAAATATACCGTAATTCTAGAACCTGCGGCATCAGTTGGTTTACTGCAAAACATAGGAAGTGCTCTCAATGCACGAACCGCAGATGAAGGGCGTAGCTTTATGTCTAAAGAAGGGGGAGGAACCAAATTAGGAGAAAAAATCGTAGACGAACGAGTAAATATTTGGTCGGATCCTTTAAATCAAGATGTTCCTACTAGAACATGGAATGGCGCAGGGCAACCTTTAAAGAAGATGAATTGGATAGAAAATGGGGTAGTGAAAAATTTGGCCTATGGCCGTTACTGGGCAAAAAAGAAAGGAGTCGACCCAGTACCTTTTCCATCTAATTTTATTATGCAAGGAGGAGATGAATCTTTAGAAGACCTTATTAAAGGAACCAAAAAAGGAATTTTGGTTACCAGATTATGGTATATCAGAAATGTAGACCCTCAAACTCTTTTATATACAGGTCTTACCAGGGATGGAACGTTCTATATCGAAAATGGAAAAATAAAACATCCGGTAAAGAACTTCAGATTTAATGAGAGCCCGATTATCATGCTCAATAATCTCGAAACACTCGGTAAGCAAGTTAGGATAAATGGTAATTTAGTGCCTTATATGAAGGTGAGAGATTTCACATTTACGAGTTTGTCTGATGCGGTATAA
- a CDS encoding TldD/PmbA family protein produces the protein MKRRDFVKYAGLGSSALMMPSMLMGNNISAEALLNPGMDVAIKKSLADIALNTAKTLGASYADARIGRYLNQYVFTREDKVQNVVNTESFGIGIRVIANGTWGFASTNNVTEKGIKKATEQAIAIAKANSKIQKVPVKLAPVKSHGEVTWKTPITKDFKKVPISEKVDLLLSANAAAMKNGANFVNSGLFMVNEQKYFASTDGSYIDQDVHRIWPTFTVTAIDRANNKFKSRQAMSAPMGMGYEYMDGLDSEKLDGPAGMKLYRGSYDMIEDASIAAKQAKERLSAKSVDAGKYDLVLEPNHLGLTIHESVGHPLELDRVLGYEANYAGTSFATLDKWKTKNFKYGSDIVNLVADKTQVGSLGAVGYDDEGVKTKQWDLVRDGVLTNYQAIRDQVHMIDQNESHGCCYSQSWNDVQFQRMPNVSLEPGKEKYNVNDMIKDVEKGIYIAGRGSYSIDQQRYNFQFGGIAFYEIKNGAIVGMLDDVAYQSNTQEFWNSCAKICDKDDYRLFGSFFDGKGQPSQISAVSHGSSTTRFNNVNVINTGRTI, from the coding sequence ATGAAACGAAGAGATTTTGTTAAATACGCCGGACTGGGATCTAGCGCATTAATGATGCCATCCATGCTTATGGGAAATAATATTTCCGCAGAAGCTTTGCTAAATCCGGGGATGGATGTCGCAATCAAAAAAAGCCTTGCTGATATAGCATTGAATACTGCCAAAACTTTGGGAGCATCATATGCAGATGCAAGAATAGGTAGATACCTGAATCAATATGTATTTACTAGAGAAGATAAGGTTCAGAATGTAGTAAATACAGAATCTTTTGGGATTGGTATTAGAGTTATCGCCAATGGTACCTGGGGATTTGCTTCTACCAATAATGTAACTGAAAAAGGGATTAAGAAAGCAACAGAACAAGCGATTGCCATTGCAAAGGCAAACTCAAAAATTCAAAAAGTACCTGTAAAACTAGCTCCGGTAAAATCTCATGGAGAAGTTACCTGGAAAACGCCTATTACAAAGGATTTCAAGAAGGTACCTATTTCAGAGAAAGTAGATTTGTTACTTAGTGCTAATGCAGCTGCAATGAAAAATGGAGCCAATTTTGTGAATTCAGGCCTTTTTATGGTGAATGAACAAAAATATTTTGCATCTACAGATGGATCATATATAGATCAAGATGTTCATCGTATATGGCCAACATTTACGGTTACTGCTATTGATCGCGCTAATAATAAATTTAAATCACGTCAGGCAATGAGTGCTCCTATGGGAATGGGATATGAGTATATGGATGGTTTGGATTCAGAAAAATTAGACGGACCAGCAGGAATGAAACTGTACAGGGGTAGTTATGATATGATAGAAGATGCTAGTATAGCAGCCAAGCAAGCTAAAGAAAGATTGAGTGCCAAATCAGTAGATGCTGGTAAGTATGACTTGGTATTAGAGCCTAATCACTTAGGATTAACCATTCATGAATCGGTAGGGCATCCTCTAGAATTAGATCGGGTATTGGGGTATGAAGCAAACTATGCAGGTACAAGTTTTGCTACTCTTGATAAATGGAAAACCAAAAACTTTAAGTATGGTAGTGATATTGTAAATCTGGTAGCAGATAAAACACAAGTTGGATCTCTTGGAGCTGTTGGGTATGATGATGAAGGAGTAAAAACAAAGCAATGGGATCTTGTACGTGATGGTGTGTTAACCAATTATCAAGCGATCAGAGATCAGGTTCATATGATAGATCAGAATGAATCTCATGGCTGCTGTTATTCTCAGAGTTGGAATGATGTACAATTTCAGCGTATGCCTAATGTTTCGTTAGAACCAGGTAAAGAGAAGTATAATGTTAATGACATGATAAAAGATGTAGAAAAAGGAATTTATATTGCAGGTAGAGGTTCGTATTCTATAGATCAGCAACGATATAATTTTCAGTTTGGAGGTATCGCTTTCTACGAAATTAAAAATGGAGCGATTGTAGGAATGTTAGATGACGTTGCTTATCAATCTAATACACAGGAGTTTTGGAATTCTTGTGCCAAAATATGCGACAAAGATGACTATAGGTTATTCGGATCGTTCTTTGATGGTAAAGGACAGCCTTCTCAGATAAGTGCTGTATCACACGGAAGTTCTACTACCAGATTCAATAATGTGAATGTGATTAATACAGGTAGAACTATTTAA